The following are encoded in a window of Leptodactylus fuscus isolate aLepFus1 chromosome 9, aLepFus1.hap2, whole genome shotgun sequence genomic DNA:
- the LOC142218006 gene encoding beta-1,3-galactosyltransferase 2-like, translating into MVLPKKVKSFLLALIYVIVLYSLFAVYRFYQKGHLSYKENEGNKISPTTNPGSTEGQQIEFQWMERVLQNIQSTPSASSQGYLNITSYPYIINEPSKCKDESPFLLFIIATVASEVEHRAAIRSTFGNKSLKNGTSIMCLFLLGKNSNQDSNSILEESDKYHDIIQKDFQDTYKNLTIKILMGIEWVSNYCPTAKYVMKTDSDMFVNTERLLDLLGPDQPQKQNYFTGLVMENARPHRHIESKWHMPHSLYPDELYPTFCSGTGYVFSGDLVPKILRSSFKAKYVYLEDVFVGICLDREGIKITKPPNNLFYNDRVPFTPCVYNKIITSHYMNPTMLINYWKTVQENKEKC; encoded by the coding sequence ATGGTTCTACCTAAAAAAGTAAAGTCATTCCTTTTGGCTTTAATTTATGTAATTGTTCTCTATAGCCTGTTTGCTGTATATCGATTTTACCAGAAAGGACATTTAAGTTACAAAGAAAATGAGGGAAACAAGATATCTCCTACAACTAATCCAGGATCTACTGAAGGACAACAGATTGAATTTCAGTGGATGGAAAGGGTGCTCCAAAACATACAGTCTACCCCATCAGCTTCCTCACAAGGATATCTAAATATTACATCCTATCCATACATCATAAATGAGCCAAGTAAATGCAAAGATGAAAGCCCTTTCTTACTATTTATAATAGCAACAGTAGCCAGTGAGGTTGAACACCGCGCAGCGATAAGAAGCACGTTTGGAAATAAGTCATTGAAAAATGGGACATCTATCATGTGTTTGTTTCTATTGGGAAAAAACAGCAACCAGGATTCCAATTCCATCTTAGAGGAAAGTGACAAGTACCATGATATCATCCAAAAAGACTTTCAGGATACATACAAAAACCTGACTATTAAAATATTGATGGGAATAGAATGGGTCTCCAACTATTGTCCTACAGCGAAATATGTCATGAAGACCGATAGTGATATGTTTGTTAACACTGAACGTTTGTTAGATTTATTGGGTCCAGATCAGCCTCAAAAACAAAACTATTTTACAGGACTAGTAATGGAAAACGCCCGACCACACAGACATATAGAGAGTAAATGGCACATGCCTCATTCCCTCTATCCAGATGAATTGTATCCTACATTTTGCTCAGGGACAGGATATGTGTTCTCTGGGGATTTAGTACCAAAGATTTTAAGGTCATCTTTTAAAGCAAAATATGTGTATCTAGAAGATGTCTTTGTAGGAATCTGCCTTGATCGGGAAGGTATTAAGATAACAAAACCCCCAAATAATCTGTTCTACAATGATCGTGTACCATTCACCCCATGCGTCTATAACAAAATTATTACCTCTCATTATATGAACCCAACCATGCTTATTAATTATTGGAAAACTGTAcaggaaaataaagagaaatgttAA